Within Candidatus Dojkabacteria bacterium, the genomic segment CACAATGGCCTTAACTACCTCGAGCGAATCGTCATATTTCTCAGGCGAGCTTATATATAGAGTGCTCTTATCATATAGCTCTACGGCGTTATCTACGCGTATCACCTCGATCCCCGCGTTATCAAACCGCCTTGCATACTTACCTGCCAATCCAGACACCTCAGACCCATTAAACACCTCGATCTTTGTTTGCTCTTTCTGCACATCTTTCTTCCTTACTAGCTCCCTATATTCCGCAATTTTCGCATCTACTTCCTGGAAACCATATACATATATAGTCTTCCCGATCGGTAATGCCTCTTCCACAACGCCCCATTCCCCACTCACCTCAATTATCTCTACAGAGCCGCTATCAATCAAAGCATTAAATTTATTTGATTCCGACCAGATATTTACAAATGAGTAGCTAGATAAAGTGTGCTGAAATAGATTCTCAGCAGAGCTTGCATTAAAGAAGAGGTTTATTCGTGAAAATGTATCTAATAATGTATGGATATTTTGAGCATCACCCTCTGCTACCAGCTTGTTGTTGCTAATCTCCTGCATATGCTGAAATGCACCAGGCTCAAACCATATATAATCGTCAATCTCCATTGCTAGATTATTTTCTAGCTCATGCAAGGCCAATTGATACGGATTCTCAGGTGCTACAATTTTGCTTAAATATAAGAGATCAGCCAATTTATACTTTGACTCTATTCCATCTGAATATGGCTCCATATATACCCAGCCAGGTATATAAATAACCATTCCTTTACCACTCTCAGTATTGAGCAGCATATAAGAGACAAAGCTAATGTGCGTCTCTTGAGAATCATCCTCAATAATTAGTGCAACACGCTGGACCTCCTTCTCCCTCTCGATATCAATTATTGAGGCGTTTTGACCCCTCACAACGTCCCCTACCTCAACATTCCTATAAAAGCTGGCAAAGTCTACTACTTTATAGATCAGGAACAGTACGGGAACAATTAGGATCAATTTGGGAAGCAGCTGTAGATACCTGTTTGCAGATTTAGTGCTCTTGGCCGCAGGTCGTCTTCCGGGCTCAACCGTCCTTCGAGTACTTGCTTCTCTTTTCTGGTTTTTCCTTTTTGAAACTTTCGGACTCATAGTTAAAAATATCGTAAACGGTGCCACTCTACAACCACCCCATAGCGGTCAACTTCTGTATTTACTCGGCTTTAACCTCCCAATTTCGCGCATTTTTCTCTGTTATATAATTATTACGGTAATTAACCCACGCTACCCAACTAATTAGCATATGCACCAATTCAAACAGCTTTGCTCATTTTTGATGATTAAATAATTTTTACAGGATATGACATATGGATATATTTATTACCCTGTACAATCATCGCTCATACAAAGGAGATTTGTGACAGGTTGATACAATCCAACGTTATAGACCCCAATGCACTCCCTCGAGAGACAAGAGCTGCTCTTGCCTCAATTTTCAAGACCTATATGATTATCCTTCAGGATATACTCAACGGGATTGCCCGCTAAATCAGTAAAGTTTATGTAGATAGATCGAAGACCCATTTTTCTCCTATCGCTGGCATCTCCATACATCCTATCTCCTACTATTCGATAGCCCAGGTAGAGCAATGAAGCCCTGATCTGGTGCATTCTACCTGTGTGTATCCTTATTAGTACAGCATTTTCATTCAATGCGAAGAATGAGCTAACAGCATGCCGTTCTTTGGTAATTGCGCTTTCAGTCTGACCCTTAGCCTCATTAAACTTCATCTTTCTTCTATCACCGCTATCACGCCCAATGTAGCCCGAAAGCTTATAGACCCCTTCATCTTCATTATCTGCAATTAGTGCCGCGATACCTTCATCAAGCCCATGCTCCTCGTCACCCTTCATTAACTGCGAAGATGCCCTACCCCCAAGTGGCTCCACACTTGCCAGATAGATCTTTACTACTTTATGGCTCTCGAACTGCGACTTTAGATTGAGCTGTGATTCCCGTGTTTTGGCAATAACCATAACTCCTGAGACATCTCTATCCAGCCTGTGGACGATTCCTGCGCGCTCCACACGAATATCATACTCACCCTTTTCTTCAAGATATTGCCTTACCCAATTGGCGATTGTGCCCTTCTTGACGGCCAAAGTTGGGTGCACTAGCACTCCCTCCGGCTTATCGATCACCAGATATTCAGCAGTTTCAGCCACAATGTCCAGCCTGCCACTTTCTGGCTCAATATTGCCCAGTACATCGGCTGCTTCTACCTGCTTTTGAAGTACAGCACGCAACCCTTCCCAATCAACCTCTACCCTATCTCCTGGCTCGATCTTATAAGCAAGCTTTACTGGGATGCCATTCACCCTCAATAGCTTCTCACCCAGTGCTTTCTGCAGCATGGTGCGAGATAAGACGGCCGAGATCTCTTGCGGCAAAGCCTTCCTAGCCTCTTCGAGCAGCACCTTGTCGATCCGCTGCCCTACATGATTGTCACCTATCTGCAAAATTTCCATTGGTTAGAGCTGCTATCCGGCTTCAAGGCGATGCCTTTAGCGCGGTTTAATCTTAATCGATTGATTCAATGTAATCGTCCTATCCTTCCCCATTGATAGGTCTGGCTGAGGTGGGGCAACTTCACCCCGTCGCACATCAAGCAGAAAAATCATAAGCATGAATGCCGAGAAAGCCAGTGTCGCATAAACATGGACCTTGTCCACCGTAGAGATATCCTGACTCAAGAATATATACCCTATGAGGATTGTAGAAAGCACCAGATAGATCGCCGAGAATAGATCCATCATCTTCTCAAGCTTCAACTTATCTCTCCTGTAAAGCATTCTCAAGACACCGCGTAGTGACCAGAAGAGCAGGAAGAACGCCAAAAGATAAAGCCCGTAATTAACCACCTCGTTTGACTGGATGAAATAGCCATACACAAAAAGCGTACCACCCAGCATCATATTAGCCGACGCCAGCACTGTGTACATCATCTCTTTCCATCTCCACTTTTTGAAAATCACCACATATAGGTAGTTGATCACGAGAAATGCAAAGTACATCGGAATAAAGAGGAATCCACCATCCCATATCTGCAAGACTCTCCAAGGCATTGCCCTGAAGAAATAGATATTCTCACCATATTTCTCATACGGTAGCCAAAACCAGTAGCTATAGATGAAGCTTTTCCAGTTGGTCAACAGGAACATGAAGCGCCCCCAAAGGATCATGGCTATGGTCGTCACAAACCATTGGTCGAAGATGGCGTTGCGGTTTTTGTTTGCCCGCATGCTTTCGTACCAGAAGAAAAGCAGCGCAATGAGGTAGACTATTAGAAGCACCGTGAGGAACCCGAGACTTTGAAAGATTTTGTTAATGAATTCTGTGTTAAGTAGCTCCATTTATGGGTAAATAATATCATATAAAAGCTCCAAGACCCATTCCACTTACGTGGCTCTTTCTAACTGTGAATGTTTATTATGATTATACTTTTGACCTTGCTTCAGGTAATAAAGTCACAGAGCCAAGTAATTGTCATGGGTCTTGGAGCTTTACTGAATGAGCCACCTGAGCGGAGAGATTACCTGCGCTTTTTCTTGCGTTTTTTACGTTTATCCTTCTTCTTTTTGCTCTTGGTGAATTGTGTGTCAATCACAACACGGCCATTCAGCTCGGTCGCCTCTTTAGCCTCCGCTACAGCAGCTGGCCTCTTCCTCATGCCAAAGGTTCTGCGCATAAACCTATCAACCATCTTGCCAACCACCATTACCTTCGCGATCACCCAGTTGCCGATCGAAGCTGCGATGCTTGTCTGGCGAGCGTAGCGAGCCTTCTTGCTCTCAACATGCTCAACCGCCTCCTGTGCAGACTCCTCGATGCTCTTCTCCATCACCTCTTGGCTAATTACCTCTTCTACAGGAGCCCTACGGTCTCGAGCCTGGAATGCGCAGTAAGGACAAAACTTCCAATATCGATTGATCATCTCATTGCACTGCTCGCATGGGACATTGATTGCATTGCCACACTGCGGGCACGAGTTAAACTCTGGTCTCAACTGGTAGCCACAACTAACACAATCTCTCAGGTCTGCAGTTTCAAAAATCAGGTATCGTCTCTCAAGATCCATCCAGTAAATCTGCTCGATAGTAAACTTCGGCCTGATTACGAGATAGATGATGAGCCCGATATAGCTTAGGAGTGTCACAAGCAGTAGACTGCCGATTCTGAAAAATAGATTGGTCGATCGCTGTGAAGCATCATTCCACACCCAGAAGATATAGAATACCCAGAGTAGTACCAACCCAACCCCTATAGTATAGATGAGGGCATTGTAATTGACCTGTGCATTCCCCTCAAGGAAGCCCAGCAGAAA encodes:
- a CDS encoding LytR C-terminal domain-containing protein, giving the protein MSPKVSKRKNQKREASTRRTVEPGRRPAAKSTKSANRYLQLLPKLILIVPVLFLIYKVVDFASFYRNVEVGDVVRGQNASIIDIEREKEVQRVALIIEDDSQETHISFVSYMLLNTESGKGMVIYIPGWVYMEPYSDGIESKYKLADLLYLSKIVAPENPYQLALHELENNLAMEIDDYIWFEPGAFQHMQEISNNKLVAEGDAQNIHTLLDTFSRINLFFNASSAENLFQHTLSSYSFVNIWSESNKFNALIDSGSVEIIEVSGEWGVVEEALPIGKTIYVYGFQEVDAKIAEYRELVRKKDVQKEQTKIEVFNGSEVSGLAGKYARRFDNAGIEVIRVDNAVELYDKSTLYISSPEKYDDSLEVVKAIVADAAFKEVDEIVVVESRPHFLTTGDIVVVLGKDVK
- a CDS encoding RluA family pseudouridine synthase, which codes for MEILQIGDNHVGQRIDKVLLEEARKALPQEISAVLSRTMLQKALGEKLLRVNGIPVKLAYKIEPGDRVEVDWEGLRAVLQKQVEAADVLGNIEPESGRLDIVAETAEYLVIDKPEGVLVHPTLAVKKGTIANWVRQYLEEKGEYDIRVERAGIVHRLDRDVSGVMVIAKTRESQLNLKSQFESHKVVKIYLASVEPLGGRASSQLMKGDEEHGLDEGIAALIADNEDEGVYKLSGYIGRDSGDRRKMKFNEAKGQTESAITKERHAVSSFFALNENAVLIRIHTGRMHQIRASLLYLGYRIVGDRMYGDASDRRKMGLRSIYINFTDLAGNPVEYILKDNHIGLEN
- a CDS encoding zinc ribbon domain-containing protein, yielding MDFEQFLLGFLEGNAQVNYNALIYTIGVGLVLLWVFYIFWVWNDASQRSTNLFFRIGSLLLVTLLSYIGLIIYLVIRPKFTIEQIYWMDLERRYLIFETADLRDCVSCGYQLRPEFNSCPQCGNAINVPCEQCNEMINRYWKFCPYCAFQARDRRAPVEEVISQEVMEKSIEESAQEAVEHVESKKARYARQTSIAASIGNWVIAKVMVVGKMVDRFMRRTFGMRKRPAAVAEAKEATELNGRVVIDTQFTKSKKKKDKRKKRKKKRR